From the genome of Candidatus Edwardsbacteria bacterium:
GTCACGTTGACCACGGCAAGACGACGTTGACCAGCGCCATCACCAAATACCTGGCGGAGCAGGGGCTGGCCAAAGCCAAGAGCTACGAGGAGATCGACAACGCTCCGGAGGAAAAGGCCCGCGGGGTGACGATCAACGTACATCATGCGGAGTACGAGACCCTGAAGCGTCATTATGCCCATATGGACTGCCCCGGGCACGCCGACTACATCAA
Proteins encoded in this window:
- a CDS encoding GTP-binding protein; the encoded protein is MAKAKFERTKPHVNIGTIGHVDHGKTTLTSAITKYLAEQGLAKAKSYEEIDNAPEEKARGVTINVHHAEYETLKRHYAHMDCPGHADYI